Proteins encoded by one window of Nocardioides euryhalodurans:
- a CDS encoding GPGG-motif small membrane protein, with product MELVLWILAVILVIAGVVSLVRGAMLQGILLIIVGLLVGPGGVSLFT from the coding sequence ATGGAGCTCGTGCTCTGGATCCTGGCCGTCATCCTCGTCATCGCCGGCGTCGTGTCGCTGGTGCGCGGAGCGATGCTCCAGGGGATCCTGCTGATCATCGTCGGGCTGCTGGTCGGCCCGGGCGGCGTGAGCCTGTTCACCTAG
- the recC gene encoding exodeoxyribonuclease V subunit gamma, with amino-acid sequence MTLFVHRAERTDVLADGLADLLLDPLEDPFAGELVVVPAKGIERWLSQRLSHRLGCGPDEGGVCAGVEFRSPRSLVAELTGTTRDDPWRPDALAWPLLSVLDTCLDEPWAASLAAHLGHGRTGEEADLRRGRRYAVARRVAGLFASYATQRPQVLVDWLAGEPTDGLGRPLPDDLAWQPPLWRALVDEVAAPAPHERHATVLERLRGGATDLPARLSLFGHTRLPTTEIELLDALATHHAVHLWLPHPGDALWQALSDAPGPGPRRDHPGHLRVGHPLLATLGRDVRELQARLAEVDTVDETRPAPDRPDSLLGWLQSDLSANTVAPAGRSLADDDRSVQVHRCHGPARQVDVLREVLLGLLEDDPTLQPRDILVMCPDIETYAPLITAAFGLGEVVPAAHPGHQLRVLLADRALSRTNPLLGVAAQLLDLAGSRVTASQLLDLAQAPVVRSRFGFSDDDLDTMAAWVRQAGIRWGLDQEHREPYGLSGIVHNTWQFGLDRILTGVTMSEDARAWLDVTLPLDDVGSNRVDLAGRVAELVARVREVTDRLTGTRPLGAWVEALATGIASLTHTRRADQGQVGQLHRELSGVLGEAGARATTELRLPDVRALLGDHLAGRPTRANFRSGTLTVCTMVPMRSVPHRVVCLVGVDDGVFPRVGAVDGDDVLARDPVVGERDVRSEDRQLMLDAVLAATERLVVTYTGADEHTGQARPPAVPLGELLDALDRTTPEPIRERVVVRHPLQAFDVRNVAPGRLGVPGPFTFDERLLSAARTAASQRPAPPAFLDERLPPRRPDDVALVDLLGFFADPVKGFFRSLDVTLPWEVDGVADAMPVEIDQLETWGVGDRMLADMLRMVHPDQALGLEWRRGSLPPGQLGWRKAQEVRDQAMALAVAALTHRQTTPRSHDVDVALPDGRRLTGTVGPVYDGRLVEVGFSRLGGKQLLQAWVRLLALAAHDPDKHWTALVVGRAARGTTVAQRLLGPADHAPDLLLRDLVDLYDRGRREPLPLPVKTSYAWASAVHQGDDPVQAAERRWKSSLYPGENELPAHVRVWGRHAPLPAVLGEVRPDEDDLGQPHRLGALSVRLWGPLLRAERSL; translated from the coding sequence GTGACCCTCTTCGTCCACCGGGCCGAGCGCACCGACGTGCTCGCCGACGGCCTGGCCGACCTGCTCCTCGACCCGCTCGAGGACCCCTTCGCCGGCGAGCTGGTCGTCGTGCCCGCCAAGGGGATCGAGCGCTGGCTCTCGCAGCGGCTCTCCCACCGGCTCGGCTGCGGCCCGGACGAGGGTGGGGTCTGTGCGGGGGTGGAGTTCCGCTCTCCGCGCTCGCTGGTCGCCGAGCTGACCGGCACCACGCGCGACGACCCGTGGCGTCCCGACGCGCTGGCGTGGCCCCTGCTGTCCGTGCTCGACACCTGTCTCGACGAGCCCTGGGCTGCCTCGCTCGCGGCCCACCTCGGCCACGGCCGTACCGGTGAGGAGGCCGACCTGCGGCGCGGTCGCCGCTACGCGGTGGCCCGCCGGGTCGCCGGCCTGTTCGCGTCGTACGCCACCCAGCGGCCGCAGGTGCTGGTCGACTGGCTCGCGGGGGAGCCGACCGACGGCCTCGGGCGACCGTTGCCCGACGACCTGGCGTGGCAGCCGCCGCTCTGGCGCGCCCTGGTCGACGAGGTCGCCGCGCCGGCGCCCCACGAGCGGCACGCCACCGTGCTCGAGCGGCTGCGCGGCGGGGCCACCGACCTGCCGGCCCGGCTGTCCCTCTTCGGCCACACGCGGCTCCCGACCACCGAGATCGAGCTGCTCGACGCGCTCGCGACCCACCACGCCGTCCACCTGTGGTTGCCCCATCCCGGTGACGCCCTGTGGCAGGCGCTGAGCGACGCCCCCGGTCCCGGTCCGCGCCGCGACCACCCGGGCCACCTCAGGGTCGGCCACCCGCTGCTGGCCACCCTCGGCCGCGACGTCCGGGAGCTGCAGGCACGGCTGGCCGAGGTCGACACCGTCGACGAGACGCGCCCCGCCCCGGATCGTCCCGACAGCCTGCTGGGCTGGCTGCAGTCCGACCTCTCCGCCAACACCGTCGCCCCGGCCGGTCGCTCGCTCGCCGACGACGACCGCTCGGTCCAGGTGCACCGCTGCCACGGACCGGCCCGCCAGGTCGACGTGCTCCGCGAGGTCCTCCTGGGTCTGCTCGAGGACGACCCGACGCTGCAGCCGCGCGACATCCTCGTGATGTGCCCCGACATCGAGACCTACGCCCCGCTGATCACGGCGGCCTTCGGACTCGGCGAGGTGGTCCCCGCGGCCCACCCCGGCCACCAGCTGCGCGTGCTGCTCGCCGACCGGGCCCTGAGCCGTACCAACCCGCTCCTCGGGGTCGCCGCCCAGCTGCTCGACCTCGCCGGCAGCCGGGTCACCGCGAGCCAGCTGCTCGACCTGGCCCAGGCGCCGGTGGTCCGCAGCCGGTTCGGCTTCAGCGACGACGACCTCGACACGATGGCCGCCTGGGTCCGGCAGGCCGGCATCCGGTGGGGTCTCGACCAGGAGCACCGGGAGCCGTACGGCCTCTCGGGGATCGTCCACAACACCTGGCAGTTCGGTCTCGACCGGATCCTGACCGGGGTCACCATGAGCGAGGACGCGCGCGCGTGGCTCGACGTGACCCTGCCCCTCGACGACGTCGGCAGCAACCGCGTCGACCTCGCCGGGCGGGTCGCCGAGCTGGTCGCCCGGGTCCGGGAGGTCACCGACCGGCTCACCGGGACCCGACCGCTGGGTGCCTGGGTCGAGGCGCTCGCCACCGGCATCGCATCGCTGACCCACACCCGCCGCGCCGACCAGGGCCAGGTCGGACAGCTCCACCGCGAGCTGTCCGGCGTGCTGGGCGAGGCCGGCGCCCGCGCGACCACCGAGCTGCGGCTGCCCGACGTCCGAGCCCTCCTCGGCGACCACCTCGCGGGCCGTCCGACCCGCGCCAACTTCCGCTCCGGGACCCTCACGGTCTGCACCATGGTCCCGATGCGCTCGGTGCCCCACCGGGTGGTGTGCCTGGTGGGCGTCGACGACGGCGTCTTCCCTCGGGTCGGAGCCGTCGACGGCGACGACGTGCTGGCGCGTGACCCCGTGGTCGGGGAGCGAGACGTGCGGTCCGAGGACCGCCAGCTGATGCTCGACGCCGTCCTGGCTGCCACCGAGCGGCTGGTGGTCACCTACACCGGAGCCGACGAGCACACCGGCCAGGCCCGCCCCCCGGCGGTGCCGCTGGGTGAGCTGCTCGATGCACTCGACCGCACCACTCCCGAGCCGATCCGTGAGCGCGTCGTCGTACGCCACCCGTTGCAGGCGTTCGACGTCCGCAACGTCGCGCCGGGCCGGCTGGGCGTCCCCGGGCCCTTCACCTTCGACGAGCGGCTGCTCTCGGCGGCGCGGACCGCGGCCTCGCAGCGCCCCGCCCCACCCGCCTTCCTCGACGAGCGGCTCCCGCCGCGTCGGCCCGACGACGTGGCGCTGGTCGACCTGCTCGGCTTCTTCGCCGATCCGGTCAAGGGGTTCTTCCGGTCCCTCGACGTGACCCTGCCGTGGGAGGTCGACGGTGTGGCCGACGCGATGCCGGTCGAGATCGACCAGCTGGAGACCTGGGGGGTCGGCGACCGGATGCTCGCCGACATGCTGCGGATGGTCCACCCCGACCAGGCGCTCGGCCTGGAGTGGCGTCGCGGGTCGCTGCCGCCCGGCCAGCTCGGGTGGCGCAAGGCGCAGGAGGTGCGCGACCAGGCGATGGCGCTCGCCGTCGCGGCGCTCACCCACCGCCAGACCACCCCGCGCAGCCACGACGTCGACGTCGCCCTGCCCGACGGGCGACGGCTGACCGGCACCGTCGGCCCGGTCTACGACGGGCGGCTCGTCGAGGTCGGCTTCTCCCGCCTCGGCGGCAAGCAGCTGCTGCAGGCGTGGGTGCGGCTGCTCGCCCTGGCGGCCCACGACCCCGACAAGCACTGGACCGCCCTGGTCGTCGGCCGTGCCGCCCGCGGCACCACCGTGGCCCAGCGACTGCTCGGCCCGGCCGACCATGCTCCCGACCTGCTGCTGCGCGACCTCGTCGACCTCTACGACCGCGGCCGGCGCGAACCGCTGCCGCTGCCGGTCAAGACGTCGTACGCCTGGGCCTCGGCGGTCCACCAGGGTGACGACCCGGTGCAGGCCGCCGAGCGTCGCTGGAAGTCGAGCCTGTACCCCGGCGAGAACGAGCTGCCCGCCCACGTCCGGGTCTGGGGTCGGCACGCGCCGCTCCCGGCCGTCCTCGGCGAGGTTCGTCCCGACGAGGACGACCTCGGACAGCCCCACCGCCTCGGTGCCCTGTCGGTCCGGCTGTGGGGCCCTCTCCTGCGCGCCGAGAGGAGCCTGTGA
- a CDS encoding DUF2254 domain-containing protein, whose translation MHTWWQSLHERLRAGFWFVPLGMCLAAAVLATLTLWLDDRYDGTLGGLLTTGGPVGAQNVLTTVAASMVAVAATVLSVTIVAMQLASTQFGPRILTNFVRDRVNQAAMGSFVAVFVYAVLVLRRTSDSPEDLPRISVMVTIALTFAAVVMLIVFVHHIATTIQAMNLVGLIARDVGRTMDSLFPDPAEADDVRRADSDVELQGEGTSIMAASTGYLQLIDLEELVELCEEQDLVIRFDHRPGKFLVGRTPVATAWTGDGTAAADLSRETCEKIADGFVTGPRRTHDQDAEFPVKQLVEVAVRSLSPAINDPITACACTDHLGAALCRLAERSLPPTVLAGPGGRPRLIHGDPVTFGMMVGVCFDAIRQSADFHVVVYVHLLESLERLVPCLTHEDQREPVRRQADLVLERAEVAIAQEADREVVRRRHARVTELLDRLD comes from the coding sequence GTGCACACCTGGTGGCAGAGCCTCCACGAGCGGCTCCGCGCGGGCTTCTGGTTCGTCCCGCTGGGCATGTGCCTGGCCGCCGCCGTGCTGGCCACGCTGACCCTCTGGCTGGACGACCGGTACGACGGCACGCTCGGAGGCCTGCTGACCACCGGCGGCCCGGTGGGGGCCCAGAACGTGCTGACGACCGTCGCCGCCTCGATGGTGGCCGTGGCCGCGACCGTGCTGTCGGTGACGATCGTGGCCATGCAGCTGGCGAGCACCCAGTTCGGCCCGCGGATCCTCACCAACTTCGTGCGTGACCGCGTCAACCAGGCCGCGATGGGCTCCTTCGTCGCGGTCTTCGTCTACGCCGTGCTCGTGCTGCGCCGCACCAGCGACAGCCCCGAGGACCTCCCCCGGATCTCGGTCATGGTCACGATCGCGCTGACCTTCGCCGCGGTCGTCATGCTGATCGTGTTCGTGCACCACATCGCGACCACGATCCAGGCGATGAACCTGGTCGGCCTGATCGCCCGCGACGTCGGCCGCACGATGGACTCGCTCTTCCCCGACCCGGCCGAGGCCGACGACGTCCGCCGCGCCGACAGCGACGTCGAGCTGCAGGGCGAGGGGACCTCGATCATGGCGGCGTCGACCGGCTACCTGCAGCTGATCGACCTCGAGGAGCTCGTCGAGCTCTGCGAGGAGCAGGACCTGGTGATCCGCTTCGACCACCGGCCCGGCAAGTTCCTGGTCGGCCGCACCCCGGTCGCGACGGCTTGGACCGGCGACGGGACCGCGGCCGCGGACCTGTCCCGCGAGACCTGCGAGAAGATCGCCGACGGCTTCGTCACGGGGCCGCGACGCACGCACGACCAGGACGCCGAGTTCCCCGTGAAGCAGCTTGTCGAGGTCGCCGTGCGCTCGCTGTCACCGGCCATCAACGACCCGATCACCGCCTGCGCCTGCACCGACCACCTCGGCGCCGCGCTCTGTCGGCTCGCCGAGCGCTCGCTTCCCCCGACCGTGCTGGCAGGGCCCGGTGGTCGGCCCCGGTTGATCCACGGCGACCCGGTGACCTTCGGGATGATGGTGGGCGTCTGCTTCGACGCCATCCGGCAGTCGGCCGACTTCCACGTCGTCGTCTACGTCCACCTGCTCGAGTCGCTGGAGCGGCTCGTGCCCTGCCTCACCCACGAGGACCAGCGCGAGCCCGTGCGTCGCCAGGCCGACCTCGTGCTCGAGCGCGCGGAGGTGGCGATCGCGCAGGAGGCCGACCGCGAGGTCGTACGCCGACGGCACGCCCGCGTCACCGAGCTGCTCGACCGCCTCGACTGA
- a CDS encoding alpha-hydroxy acid oxidase, which produces MKRQLPKRRDLAPLLKFKEPVWSPKERRLARALTVEDLRRIARRRTPKPAFDYTDGAADGEVSLARAREAFADVEFRPSILRDVSDVDTSRKVLGQRVALPFGIAPTGFTRMMHAEGEIAGATAAEAAGIPFSLSTMGTTSIEDVAAAAPGGRHWFQLYMWKDRDRSMALVDRAAKAGYDTLLVTVDVPVAGARLRDVRNGMTIPPTLTPRTVVNAVPRPAWWINFLTTEPLAFASLDSWSGTVADLLDTMFDPTVTYDDLAWIRDQWPGKVVVKGVQTVDDARRVRDVGVDAVLLSNHGGRQLDRAPVPFHLLPEVVAAVGDDLEVHLDTGIMSGQDVVAAVAHGAHFTLVGRAYLYGLMAGGREGVDRMVEILTGQVERTMRLLGVRTLDELTPEHVVMLRRLRPR; this is translated from the coding sequence ATGAAGCGACAGCTGCCGAAGCGGCGCGACCTGGCCCCGCTGCTGAAGTTCAAGGAGCCCGTCTGGTCCCCGAAGGAGCGGCGCCTCGCGCGGGCACTCACGGTCGAGGACCTGCGGCGGATCGCGCGCCGGCGTACGCCGAAGCCGGCGTTCGACTACACCGACGGCGCCGCCGACGGCGAGGTGTCGCTGGCCCGGGCGCGGGAGGCGTTCGCGGACGTCGAGTTCCGTCCTTCGATCCTGCGTGACGTCTCGGACGTGGACACCTCACGGAAGGTGCTCGGCCAGCGGGTGGCGCTGCCGTTCGGGATCGCACCGACCGGCTTCACCCGGATGATGCACGCGGAGGGCGAGATCGCTGGTGCGACGGCCGCAGAGGCGGCCGGCATCCCGTTCTCGCTGTCGACGATGGGCACCACCTCGATCGAGGACGTGGCCGCCGCGGCGCCGGGCGGTCGCCACTGGTTCCAGCTCTACATGTGGAAGGACCGCGACCGCTCGATGGCGCTGGTCGACCGGGCGGCGAAGGCGGGCTACGACACGCTGCTGGTGACGGTCGACGTCCCCGTCGCCGGTGCGCGGCTGCGCGACGTCCGCAACGGCATGACGATCCCACCCACGCTGACGCCGCGCACGGTCGTCAACGCGGTGCCGCGGCCGGCCTGGTGGATCAACTTCCTCACCACCGAGCCGCTCGCCTTCGCCTCGCTCGACTCCTGGTCGGGCACGGTCGCCGACCTGCTCGACACGATGTTCGACCCGACGGTCACCTACGACGACCTGGCCTGGATCCGGGACCAGTGGCCGGGCAAGGTCGTGGTGAAGGGCGTGCAGACCGTCGACGACGCCCGCCGGGTGCGCGACGTCGGGGTCGACGCCGTCCTGCTCTCCAACCACGGTGGCCGGCAGCTCGACCGCGCCCCGGTGCCCTTCCACCTGCTCCCCGAGGTGGTCGCCGCCGTCGGCGACGACCTCGAGGTGCACCTCGACACCGGCATCATGTCGGGGCAGGACGTCGTCGCGGCGGTGGCCCACGGTGCCCACTTCACGCTGGTCGGGCGGGCCTACCTCTACGGCCTGATGGCCGGTGGTCGTGAGGGCGTCGACCGGATGGTCGAGATCCTCACCGGCCAGGTCGAACGGACGATGCGGCTGCTGGGCGTGCGGACGCTCGACGAGCTCACGCCCGAGCACGTCGTGATGCTGCGTCGGCTCCGGCCTCGCTGA
- a CDS encoding rhodanese-like domain-containing protein yields the protein MSSAGRVVAVVLAVVVGLVGLTVIGLVAVPGDPEGASSGESGPAPELADADLVRERIETGATVIDVRTPEEYDAGHVADALPADIGTDDFEQAVADLPREDAYVVYCATGRRAAAAVERMEDAGFTDVLNGGGFDRMVELGAPTSAG from the coding sequence ATGTCGAGCGCAGGGCGGGTCGTGGCCGTCGTGCTGGCCGTCGTGGTGGGTCTCGTGGGGCTCACCGTCATCGGGCTGGTCGCGGTCCCGGGCGACCCCGAGGGGGCGTCCAGCGGCGAGTCCGGGCCCGCCCCGGAGCTCGCCGACGCCGACCTGGTCCGGGAGCGGATCGAGACGGGCGCGACCGTGATCGACGTCCGGACCCCGGAGGAGTACGACGCCGGTCACGTGGCCGATGCCCTGCCGGCCGACATCGGCACCGACGACTTCGAGCAGGCGGTCGCCGACCTGCCGCGGGAGGACGCGTACGTCGTCTACTGCGCCACCGGCCGACGTGCCGCCGCGGCCGTCGAGCGGATGGAGGACGCGGGCTTCACCGACGTCCTCAACGGCGGTGGCTTCGACCGGATGGTGGAGCTCGGCGCACCCACCTCGGCGGGCTGA
- a CDS encoding phosphoenolpyruvate carboxykinase (GTP), whose translation MPDVEDVLDAAGLRNEAVRAYVAHWAGVTGAERIEVVSAADDARLVREALDAGEIEPAGEGRYYSRSYYKDTARSEERTVVATSNPSDKGVYNNWRPSEEMKPLLEDKMRGQLAGKTMYVIPYLMSPPGSPLEKYAAGVELTDNRTVVLHMIRMARVGIDLINELAEPDHFVRAVHVTGDLPNLGQGTADDQRWFVTVADERTILHYGSSYGGNALLGKIAHGLRQAAYDGWASRDFLSEQFMLIGITDKQTGKKWHVCGGFPSASGKTNLAMMLAPEGLGDRYHVSFYGDDIAWLWVDPSDGRLYGMNPEFGVFGVAKDTNERTNPTALESVAERTEVLFTNVAYNTDTHEVWWEGKTPAPPSDVTGWHDWKGEKISDRSARDDSPWAHPNSRFTTTLANVPNVAEDFEDPKGVPIDGIIFGGRTSDREPLVRAITDLAEGVYDGLTLGAEATFAAEGVDGQLRYDPMSMRPFMAYAEGDYAEHWLRIVGAATEQPIFAHVNWFQKDPDDGHFLWPGYRDNLRPLLWLMQLKDGEVTGRRTPVGILPTEEELDLTGMDVPQEDLDRVLSIDVDRWRQEMGFREEHLQQFDRLPESIWEAHRRVTAALEEG comes from the coding sequence ATGCCCGACGTGGAGGACGTCCTGGACGCTGCCGGGTTGCGCAACGAGGCGGTCCGCGCCTACGTCGCGCACTGGGCGGGGGTCACCGGTGCGGAGCGGATCGAGGTCGTCAGCGCCGCCGACGACGCGCGCCTGGTCCGCGAGGCGCTCGACGCCGGGGAGATCGAGCCGGCCGGCGAGGGCCGCTACTACTCCCGCAGCTACTACAAGGACACCGCCCGCTCCGAGGAGCGGACCGTCGTCGCCACCAGCAACCCCTCCGACAAGGGCGTCTACAACAACTGGCGCCCGTCGGAGGAGATGAAGCCGCTGCTCGAGGACAAGATGCGCGGACAGCTCGCGGGCAAGACGATGTACGTCATCCCGTACCTGATGTCGCCTCCCGGCTCGCCGCTCGAGAAGTACGCCGCCGGCGTCGAGCTGACCGACAACCGCACCGTCGTGCTCCACATGATCCGGATGGCCCGCGTCGGCATCGACCTGATCAACGAGCTCGCCGAGCCGGACCACTTCGTCCGGGCGGTCCACGTCACCGGCGACCTGCCCAACCTCGGCCAGGGCACCGCCGACGACCAGCGCTGGTTCGTGACGGTCGCCGACGAGCGGACGATCCTCCACTACGGGTCGTCGTACGGCGGCAACGCGCTGCTCGGCAAGATCGCCCACGGCCTGCGGCAGGCGGCGTACGACGGGTGGGCCTCGCGCGACTTCCTCTCCGAGCAGTTCATGCTGATCGGCATCACCGACAAGCAGACCGGCAAGAAGTGGCACGTCTGCGGCGGCTTCCCGAGCGCGTCTGGCAAGACCAACCTCGCGATGATGCTCGCCCCCGAGGGCCTCGGCGACCGCTACCACGTGTCGTTCTACGGAGACGACATCGCCTGGCTGTGGGTCGACCCGTCCGACGGCCGGCTCTACGGGATGAACCCGGAGTTCGGCGTCTTCGGCGTCGCCAAGGACACCAACGAGCGCACCAACCCCACCGCGCTGGAGTCGGTCGCCGAGCGCACCGAGGTGCTCTTCACCAACGTCGCCTACAACACCGACACGCACGAGGTGTGGTGGGAGGGCAAGACGCCCGCCCCGCCGTCCGACGTCACCGGCTGGCACGACTGGAAGGGCGAGAAGATCTCCGACCGGTCGGCGCGCGACGACTCGCCATGGGCCCATCCCAACAGCCGCTTCACGACCACGCTCGCCAACGTCCCCAACGTGGCCGAGGACTTCGAGGACCCGAAGGGCGTGCCGATCGACGGCATCATCTTCGGCGGCCGCACCTCCGACCGCGAGCCGCTGGTCCGCGCGATCACCGACCTCGCCGAGGGCGTCTACGACGGCCTCACCCTCGGCGCCGAGGCGACCTTCGCCGCCGAGGGCGTCGACGGCCAGCTGCGCTACGACCCGATGTCGATGCGGCCCTTCATGGCCTACGCCGAGGGCGACTACGCCGAGCACTGGCTGCGCATCGTGGGCGCCGCGACCGAGCAGCCCATCTTCGCCCACGTCAACTGGTTCCAGAAGGACCCCGACGACGGCCACTTCCTGTGGCCCGGCTACCGCGACAACCTCCGTCCGCTGCTGTGGCTGATGCAGCTCAAGGACGGCGAGGTGACCGGCCGGCGTACGCCCGTCGGCATCCTGCCGACCGAGGAGGAGCTCGACCTCACCGGCATGGACGTCCCCCAGGAGGACCTCGACCGGGTGCTGTCGATCGACGTCGACCGCTGGCGGCAGGAGATGGGCTTCCGGGAGGAGCACCTCCAGCAGTTCGACCGGCTTCCCGAGTCGATCTGGGAGGCGCACCGGCGGGTGACGGCGGCGCTCGAGGAGGGCTGA
- a CDS encoding sulfite exporter TauE/SafE family protein gives MRKLLVLGFVGLLAQLVDGSLGMAYGVTSSTLLLAVGVAPAAASAAVHFSEIGTSLVSGFSHHKLGNVDWKTVSTLALPGFVGAFAGATFLASLPADTAKPWVAGLLMALGLYVIYRFLVLGGRRPKFKARPGAKFLVPMGLVGGTLDSIGGGGWGPVGTTTLLSSGRLEPRKVVGSIDTSEFVVAVGGSLGFLFALSSSGIPWDYALALLAGGVIAAPIAAWLVKHLPARVLGVAAGGLIVLTNSKTIAEALGATGGTVGLIAAVVAVMWISGIVWAVAQERKARALETREEVYAGA, from the coding sequence ATGCGCAAGCTGCTCGTCCTCGGATTCGTGGGCCTCCTGGCCCAGCTCGTCGACGGTTCACTCGGGATGGCGTACGGCGTCACGTCCTCCACCCTCCTGCTGGCCGTCGGGGTCGCCCCCGCCGCAGCCTCGGCAGCCGTCCACTTCTCCGAGATCGGCACCTCGCTGGTCTCCGGCTTCTCCCACCACAAGCTGGGCAACGTCGACTGGAAGACGGTGTCCACGCTCGCGCTGCCGGGCTTCGTCGGCGCCTTCGCCGGCGCGACGTTCCTCGCCAGCCTGCCGGCCGACACGGCCAAGCCCTGGGTCGCCGGGCTGCTGATGGCCCTCGGCCTCTACGTGATCTACCGGTTCCTCGTGCTCGGCGGACGCCGCCCGAAGTTCAAGGCCCGTCCCGGCGCGAAGTTCCTCGTCCCCATGGGCCTCGTCGGCGGCACGCTCGACTCCATCGGCGGCGGCGGCTGGGGACCGGTCGGCACCACCACGCTGCTGTCGTCGGGTCGCCTCGAGCCCCGCAAGGTCGTCGGCTCGATCGACACCTCCGAGTTCGTGGTCGCGGTCGGCGGCTCGCTGGGCTTCCTGTTCGCCCTGAGCAGCTCGGGCATCCCGTGGGACTACGCGCTGGCGCTGCTGGCCGGTGGTGTCATCGCCGCACCGATCGCCGCCTGGCTGGTCAAGCACCTCCCCGCCCGCGTCCTCGGTGTCGCGGCCGGTGGCCTCATCGTCCTCACCAACTCCAAGACCATCGCCGAGGCGCTCGGCGCCACCGGCGGCACAGTCGGCCTCATCGCGGCCGTCGTCGCGGTCATGTGGATCTCCGGCATCGTCTGGGCCGTGGCCCAGGAGCGGAAGGCCCGTGCCCTCGAGACCCGCGAGGAGGTGTACGCCGGGGCCTGA
- a CDS encoding MFS transporter — MTPPTTLVEADGRTAVRQLALISAVQVMAVATWFAASAAAPALRAEWEMGRIGEALLTIGVQLGFVVGALASAATNLPDRVDPPRLMALGATVAALATLATATLVDGVVAGVALRIVTGTALALVYPVGMKLVVSWFVDRRGLAVSIMVGSLTLGSILPQLIAGSLGSAWRTALLVSAGLALLAAVLQRWIVVGPLVTRSDGFHPGVVLDVWRDRAPRLANLGYLGHMWELYALWAWAPAFVSASLAARGDRPSAVTVGVIVFVSMGLCGLLGCVAAGWLGDRLGLARAAAGAMVVSGSCCLLAALAFGGPAYVLVPLLMVWGASVIADSAMFSACLGTVVDPRYVGTALTLQTALGFLLTVVTIQLVPVVAGAVGWPLAVAMLGLGPLLGAVAMVRLTPLLSGR; from the coding sequence GTGACTCCCCCCACGACCCTGGTCGAGGCGGACGGCAGGACCGCCGTACGTCAGCTGGCGCTGATCTCGGCGGTCCAGGTGATGGCGGTGGCGACGTGGTTCGCCGCGTCGGCGGCGGCGCCCGCGCTGCGCGCCGAGTGGGAGATGGGCCGGATCGGTGAGGCGCTGCTGACGATCGGCGTCCAGCTCGGCTTCGTCGTCGGGGCGCTGGCCTCCGCGGCCACGAACCTCCCCGACCGGGTCGACCCGCCCCGGCTGATGGCGCTCGGCGCAACCGTCGCGGCCCTGGCGACGCTCGCCACGGCCACCCTCGTCGACGGGGTCGTGGCAGGGGTGGCGCTCCGGATCGTGACCGGGACCGCGCTGGCGCTGGTCTACCCGGTCGGGATGAAGCTCGTGGTGAGCTGGTTCGTCGACCGGCGGGGGCTGGCGGTGAGCATCATGGTCGGCTCGCTCACCCTCGGCAGCATCCTCCCGCAGCTGATCGCCGGCTCGCTCGGATCCGCCTGGCGTACGGCGCTGCTCGTCTCGGCCGGGCTCGCGCTGCTGGCCGCGGTGCTGCAGCGGTGGATCGTGGTCGGCCCGCTCGTGACTCGGTCCGACGGCTTCCACCCGGGCGTGGTGCTCGACGTGTGGCGCGACCGCGCACCGCGGCTGGCCAACCTCGGCTACCTCGGCCACATGTGGGAGCTCTACGCGTTGTGGGCCTGGGCTCCTGCCTTCGTCAGCGCGAGCCTCGCGGCCCGCGGCGACCGGCCGTCGGCGGTGACGGTCGGCGTGATCGTCTTCGTGTCGATGGGGCTGTGCGGGCTGCTCGGCTGCGTGGCCGCCGGCTGGCTCGGCGACCGGCTCGGGCTGGCGCGTGCCGCTGCCGGCGCGATGGTCGTCAGCGGTTCGTGCTGCCTGCTGGCCGCACTCGCCTTCGGCGGGCCGGCGTACGTCCTGGTGCCGCTGCTCATGGTCTGGGGCGCGTCGGTGATCGCGGACTCGGCGATGTTCTCGGCCTGCCTGGGCACCGTGGTCGACCCACGCTACGTCGGCACTGCCCTGACGCTGCAGACCGCGCTCGGCTTCCTGCTGACCGTGGTCACGATCCAGCTGGTGCCGGTCGTCGCCGGGGCGGTCGGCTGGCCGCTCGCGGTGGCGATGCTCGGCCTCGGGCCGCTGCTCGGGGCGGTGGCGATGGTGCGGTTGACGCCGCTCCTGTCAGGCCGCTGA